The Punica granatum isolate Tunisia-2019 chromosome 4, ASM765513v2, whole genome shotgun sequence genome has a window encoding:
- the LOC116203222 gene encoding LL-diaminopimelate aminotransferase, chloroplastic, giving the protein MSLQSHLTASISSSSSQFLAPSNFNSSRSVSVSVPTKRLGTCRCVATPAEEKTTYKTKVSRNANIAKLQAGYLFPEVARRRNAHLAKYPDAKVISLGIGDTTEPIPEVITSAMSKRSYGLSTLEGYSGYGAEQGERPLRAAIASTFYKDLGIEEDDIFVSDGAKCDISRLQIVFGSDVTMAVQDPSYPAYVDSSVIMGQTGQYQKDVQKYANIEYMKCTPENGFFPDLSTVARTDIIFFCSPNNPTGAAATREQLTRLVRFAKDNGSIIVYDSAYAMYMSNDNPRSIFEIPGAKEVAIETASFSKYAGFTGVRLGWTVVPKQLLFSDGSPIAKDFNRIVCTCFNGASNISQAGGLACLSPEGFKAMQEVIGFYKQNTEIIMETFNSLGFKVYGGTNAPYVWVHFPGRSSWDVFAEILEKTHVVTTPGSGFGPGGEGFIRVSAFGHRENVLEACRRFKQLYK; this is encoded by the exons ATGTCTCTGCAGAGTCATCTGACGGCTTCgatctcttcttcctcatctCAATTCTTGGCTCCTTCCAACTTCAACTCTTCAAG GTCTGTAAGTGTTTCAGTCCCAACTAAGAGATTGGGAACGTGTAGATGTGTTGCGACACCAGCTGAGGAAAAGACCA CTTACAAGACAAAGGTCTCCCGCAATGCAAACATAGCCAAGCTTCAAGCTGGTTACCTCTTTCCAGAG GTTGCTAGAAGAAGAAATGCGCATTTGGCTAAGTACCCCGATGCAAAAGTGATAAGCCTTGGAATTGGTGATACTACTGAACCAATTCCTGAAGTGATAACCTCTGCAATGTCAAAG AGATCATATGGACTGTCAACTCTTGAGGGCTACAGTGGATATGGTGCTGAACAGGGTGAAAGG CCACTAAGAGCTGCAATTGCCTCAACTTTCTACAAAGACCTtggcattgaagaagatgatataTTTGTATCCGACGGTGCAAAATGTGATATCTCTCGTCTTCAG ATTGTTTTTGGGTCTGATGTTACAATGGCAGTTCAAGACCCATCATACCCG GCCTACGTGGACTCAAGCGTCATCATGGGGCAGACGGGACAGTACCAGAAGGACGTTCAGAAATACGCAAatattgagtacatgaagTGCACTCCTGAGAATGGATTCTTCCCAGATTTGTCAACTGTGGCTCGCACTGATATCATATTCTTCTGCTCGCCGAATAATCCCACTGGAGCTGCTGCCACAAGGGAGCAACTGACCCGACTCGTCCGGTTCGCCAAGGACAATGGTTCCATCATTGTCTATGATTCTGCATATGCTATGTACATGTCCAACGACAACCCACGTAGCATATTTGAGATTCCTGGAGCCAAAGAG GTTGCAATTGAGACGGCATCATTTAGCAAGTACGCAGGGTTCACTGGGGTTCGTCTTGGTTGGACTGTGGTCCCAAAACAGCTTCTTTTCTCTGATGGATCTCCCATTGCCAAGGACTTCAATAGAATTGTATGCACCTGCTTTAATGGCGCGTCTAATATCTCTCAGGCTGGTGGTCTTGCCTGCCTTTCTCCTGAAGGCTTCAAG GCAATGCAAGAAGTGATCGGCTTCTACAAACAGAACACTGAGATAATAATGGAGACATTCAATTCTCTCGGGTTTAAGGTCTACGGAGGGACAAATGCTCCTTACGTGTGGGTACACTTCCCTGGCCGAAGCTCTTGGGATGTCTTCGCTGAGATTCTTGAGAAGACCCACGTCGTGACAACGCCTGGCAGTGGTTTTGGTCCTGGGGGTGAGGGTTTTATCAGAGTTAGTGCCTTTGGGCACAGAGAGAATGTATTGGAAGCATGCAGGAGATTCAAGCAGCTGTACAAGTGA